The Thalassospira sp. TSL5-1 sequence GCAACGATTTCGCCCTTGTCATTCAATTCGATCTTGCGTTCAGGCACATCCAGTTCCAGAACGCCGCGTTTTTCGCGCGCAGTCAGGAAGGCGTTATAGGCGCCATAAAGCGGACGGATTACCGTATCAAGCAGTGGTGCGGTTGTTTCATCGGGCGTGCCATCCATTGCGCGCTGCACCTGGTTATAGGTCAGGCGTGCGGCCGAATTCATCATGCCACGGCAAAATTTGTGCCGTAATTTATTGCCTTTGGCATCCAGCCACATTTCAACGGCCATGCAGCCACGATCTTCATGCGGGACCAGCGAACACCAGCCGTTTGAAAGCTCAAACGGCAGCATCGGTACAACACGATCGGGGAAATAGCAGCTATTGCCGCGTTTTACCGCTTCACGGTCCAGCGCATCGTCGGGGCGCACATACCAGGACACATCGGCAATCGCCACCATGACATGCCAGCCACCGGGGTTTTCCGGGTCGGTATCGGCCTCGGCCCAGACGGCATCGTCAAAGTCGCGGGCATCTTCGCCGTCAATGGTGACAAGCGGAATTTGCCGTAAATCGGTACGGTTGCCCATGGGGGTGGCTTTGGACTCGCGTGCCTGCAGTTCTACCTCGGGCGGAAATTCAAACGGAATGCCCCGGGCATGAATGGCAACCAGACTGATGGATTTGGGTTCGTTGATATTGCCCAATACATCAATAATCCGGCCCTTGCGCAGGCCAAAATGTTTGCCTGGCAGCAATTCTGTCAGCACAAGGGCGCCAGCCTCAAGGCCGGGATGGTCATCTAACGGTACGGCGATTTCGCCACTGTCTTTGCGGTCGGTCGGCACAACCCGGCCTTCGCGCTGATTGGGGCGGAAAATACCTAAAATGCGCTGCGGTCCGCTGCCCAACAGGCGCATGACGCTGGCATCATAGGTGTTTTTGCCGGTATAGCGCAGCTTGGCGAGGATTTTATCGCCAATGCCTGGTGCGCTGGGGCCGTTGCTGCCACGACGTGATGATTTCACGTAAATGACCGGCGGATCATAGGGTTCTTTCCAGACATTGGGACGGGCAAGGACTTCGCCATGTTCGTCCAGTCCGGTAATTTCCAGCACTTCGACCGGAGGCAGGCGACCGGGTTTGTTAAACCGTTTGCGCCCGGCCACAACGTCCCCGCCAAATTTCAGATCCTTGAGCATTTTTTTAAGCTCGATCTTGGCCGCGCCACGGATATTGAAAGCGCGGGCAATTTCGCGCTTGCCAACCGGCGTCGGGCTCATCTCGACAAATTCGAGGATCTGCTCTTTGGTCGGGAAGGGAATGTTATCTTCGTTATTGTTCGCCAAGTTTGTGGCGTCCTTTCAAAATTCTTGTGCGGGCCGGAAGGGCATACAGTCTATTCCGGCCTGAAAAGGCTGGGCTGCCTTTTATTTGGCAGCCGCCTTTTTGGTGGTTGTCTTTTTCGCTGCCGGTTTTTTGGCAGTTGTTTTCTTTGCCGCCGTCTTTTTGGCGGGGGCCTTTTTCGCCGGTGCTTTTTTCTCGGCGGTTTTCTTGGCACCCGAAGCAGCCGTTTTGCCGGTTTTACCGGCTTTGGCTTCTTTTTCCTTTAAGGCGGCGATCGCCATTTCCAGGGTGACATCTTCTTTTTTGGTGTCACGCGGCAGGTTGGCGTTGGTTTTCTTGTGTTTGACAAACGGGCCCCAGCGACCCTCGGCCAGGAAAATGGGTTCGTTATCGTCAGGATGTTTGCCAATTTCCTTGCCGGCTTTTTCGCGTTTGTCGGCAATCAGGGTAATGGCGCGGTTTTCACCAATCGTCAGGACATCATCGTCGGCCTTAAGGGAGGCAAAAATGCTGCCTGCCTGAACATATGGCCCGAACCGCCCGACATTGGCTTTGATGGTTTCGCCCGTTTCCGGAAACACGCCAACATCGCGTGGCAATGTCAGCAGTTCTTCCGCCTTGCTCAAATCAACGACGGAGGGTTCCAGACCCTTGGGCA is a genomic window containing:
- the rnr gene encoding ribonuclease R — encoded protein: MSPTPVGKREIARAFNIRGAAKIELKKMLKDLKFGGDVVAGRKRFNKPGRLPPVEVLEITGLDEHGEVLARPNVWKEPYDPPVIYVKSSRRGSNGPSAPGIGDKILAKLRYTGKNTYDASVMRLLGSGPQRILGIFRPNQREGRVVPTDRKDSGEIAVPLDDHPGLEAGALVLTELLPGKHFGLRKGRIIDVLGNINEPKSISLVAIHARGIPFEFPPEVELQARESKATPMGNRTDLRQIPLVTIDGEDARDFDDAVWAEADTDPENPGGWHVMVAIADVSWYVRPDDALDREAVKRGNSCYFPDRVVPMLPFELSNGWCSLVPHEDRGCMAVEMWLDAKGNKLRHKFCRGMMNSAARLTYNQVQRAMDGTPDETTAPLLDTVIRPLYGAYNAFLTAREKRGVLELDVPERKIELNDKGEIVAVAARARFDSHKLIEEFMIAANVCAAEELERLKQPCMYRIHDAPSEEKLEALREFLEGAGYNLRPGSVLKPRDFNQILQMAKDTPEAELINTVVLRSQSQAMYSPDNIGHFGLALNRYAHFTSPIRRYADLLVHRALIAGLHLGEGALRPQDGERFEQLGEDISGTERRAAMAERDSVDRYVAAYMADRVGAELPGRISSVTHFGLFITLHETGADGLVPISTLPDDYYVHDAINHCLVGENRGKTFRLGDDVVVRVADADAATGSLSLRLADHADITTRDLVERPRGRRSGPPRGKGKRSPGDRNDRHGAKPGFRASAKKAAGTKADGKKTMPKKQRKLRAANRAASKPQS